The following coding sequences lie in one Maribacter forsetii DSM 18668 genomic window:
- a CDS encoding PorP/SprF family type IX secretion system membrane protein — MKYHILLLFTVLMIGSKSIAQEGIPVYFDYLSDNYYLVFPSMAGIGEGGKIRATARKQWFDVDDAPSLQTINAHFRLGDSPSGIGAIIFNDANGYHSQTGLKLTYAHHLRMGGGDLRQLNQLSFGISATILQSSLDETEFRSATPDPAVSGIKLSSSYSNVDIGLSYNYGEFYTHFAVTNALTGSKRNLYYRDRDDNPDELVIDNIRRFLVSAGYIFGRSEWQFEPSVLFQLTEFTKEKSLDINAKVYKDVDFGRIWGGLSYRRSFDGAQFQDGVSFGEQRLQLVTPIVGANFKNFMVSYNYSYQMNDYRFDNGGFHQITLGYDFGQTERKYDCYCPAAN; from the coding sequence ATGAAATACCACATACTTCTATTGTTTACCGTGCTTATGATCGGGTCAAAATCAATCGCACAAGAAGGTATACCTGTATATTTTGATTATTTGTCTGATAATTATTATTTAGTTTTTCCATCTATGGCAGGTATTGGTGAGGGAGGAAAGATTAGGGCAACTGCTAGAAAACAATGGTTTGATGTTGATGATGCCCCTAGTTTACAAACTATAAATGCTCATTTTCGATTGGGCGATTCTCCTAGTGGTATAGGTGCAATCATATTTAATGATGCTAACGGTTACCATTCTCAAACAGGTTTAAAATTGACTTATGCACATCATTTAAGAATGGGAGGAGGAGACCTTAGACAGCTAAATCAACTTTCTTTTGGTATAAGTGCAACTATTTTACAGAGTAGTTTAGATGAAACAGAATTTAGGTCGGCTACACCTGACCCAGCAGTTTCTGGTATTAAGCTAAGCTCGTCTTATTCTAATGTAGATATAGGTCTTTCATACAATTATGGAGAGTTTTATACGCATTTTGCAGTGACAAATGCGCTAACTGGTAGTAAAAGGAATTTGTATTACAGAGATAGAGATGATAACCCAGATGAGTTGGTTATTGATAATATTAGAAGATTTTTAGTATCTGCAGGTTATATTTTTGGTAGAAGTGAATGGCAGTTTGAGCCTTCTGTACTTTTTCAATTAACAGAATTTACTAAAGAGAAAAGTTTGGATATCAATGCCAAAGTATACAAAGATGTAGATTTTGGACGTATTTGGGGTGGACTCTCGTATAGAAGAAGTTTTGATGGAGCACAGTTTCAAGATGGTGTTTCTTTTGGAGAACAACGTTTACAGTTGGTAACCCCAATAGTTGGAGCTAACTTCAAAAACTTTATGGTTTCATATAACTACTCATACCAAATGAACGATTACCGTTTTGATAACGGAGGTTTTCATCAAATTACTTTAGGGTATGATTTTGGACAAACAGAACGTAAGTACGATTGTTACTGCCCGGCTGCGAATTAA
- a CDS encoding vWA domain-containing protein — protein sequence MKTIKQLGSFCIAILTLTTVFACNTSDKKKPIELIAQASETIEPKETNTVQIALLLDTSNSMDGLINQAKSQLWDIVNEFSYAKCGNDSRPNLQIALYQYGNDNLSANEGYIQQVLGFSSDLDEISEKLFSLTTNGGEEYCGKVLQTSLHQLPWNKNPDLLRMIFIAGNEPFTQGRYNYRTALANANEKDVVVNTIFCGNYELGINTDWKNGASLTGGEYMAIDHNKKVVQINTPYDDIIIKLNSKLNTTYVSYGSMGKSKIIAQEVQDSNALEMEEAVAVKRAVSKSSRLYNNKKWDLVDAYDDTEFEISSVENDELPEELQGKNEKEIKMFIESKKSEREEIQKEIQEYNSKRLAYISEHQKDENSGELENAMIKAIKKQAKTKNYSWEQ from the coding sequence ATGAAAACGATTAAACAACTTGGATCATTCTGCATAGCAATTCTTACTTTAACTACAGTGTTTGCATGTAATACTAGCGATAAGAAAAAGCCCATTGAATTAATTGCGCAAGCTTCTGAAACTATTGAACCTAAGGAAACAAACACGGTTCAAATAGCCCTGTTATTAGATACTAGCAATAGTATGGACGGATTGATAAACCAAGCAAAATCTCAGCTTTGGGATATTGTAAATGAGTTCAGTTATGCAAAATGTGGAAATGACAGCAGACCAAATTTACAAATTGCACTATACCAATATGGTAATGACAACCTTTCTGCAAACGAAGGGTATATTCAACAAGTATTGGGTTTTAGCAGTGATTTAGACGAAATTTCAGAAAAGTTGTTTTCTTTGACCACCAATGGTGGCGAAGAGTATTGCGGAAAGGTACTACAAACCTCTTTACACCAATTACCATGGAATAAGAACCCAGATTTACTGCGAATGATTTTTATTGCAGGCAATGAACCTTTTACTCAAGGTAGATATAACTACAGAACTGCACTAGCTAATGCCAATGAAAAAGATGTAGTGGTAAACACCATCTTCTGTGGAAATTATGAATTAGGAATAAATACCGATTGGAAAAATGGTGCTTCATTAACAGGTGGGGAATATATGGCTATTGATCACAACAAAAAAGTTGTACAAATTAACACTCCTTATGACGATATCATCATAAAACTGAATTCAAAATTAAATACCACGTATGTCTCTTATGGGTCGATGGGTAAATCAAAAATTATCGCACAAGAAGTACAAGACAGTAATGCATTAGAGATGGAAGAAGCCGTTGCCGTTAAAAGAGCGGTCAGCAAAAGTTCTAGACTTTATAATAATAAAAAATGGGATTTGGTCGATGCTTACGACGATACTGAATTTGAAATTAGTTCAGTAGAAAATGATGAATTACCAGAAGAACTTCAAGGTAAAAATGAAAAAGAAATAAAAATGTTTATTGAATCTAAAAAGTCTGAAAGGGAAGAGATTCAAAAAGAGATCCAAGAATATAACTCAAAAAGATTAGCTTATATTTCTGAACATCAAAAGGATGAAAATTCAGGAGAACTGGAAAATGCTATGATCAAAGCAATAAAAAAACAAGCCAAAACAAAAAACTACAGTTGGGAACAATAA
- a CDS encoding histidine kinase yields the protein MGWSTLYSQGQNDALRFTLEGRVEVRNTGKPISGVSVYNNLGDFVITNALGEFKIRTRIGDQLVIEHDDIETLRYDVQKNDDVLILVEDFESSPISSRSKSLPDISVKHQQLLDSAEEYKAQDIERSIDLVAQSISILGKRGRKKELARSLSKLGEIYQYHKQLDLAIDNYEDALENNKTISTSLLLARAYNLTNRFDESLELLNPLLEIKSMPSRQSVQLYELLGDAKKGNGSTQEALDLYNRGLLIADKNQITSKMIDLNSKIADTYSLGNQNMEAEAYYDSSLELATQSAPKRALQEKEKVADFYNTKSRFNEEINMRKSSLQELKKLNSPNAGVKKLELGDTITSQRINYKIANAYISQDRYNEAIPFLEKSIVEADSDDDLVVQKDATRKLSEVYKVKGDFTKALDTYQSYVALVDSLYVRKEQEISRATRFNREIANAENRLTGLEQERELSQSKYDLALTEQELVKESNKRQQLVIYSLIFGLLLTLLAAFFFYRSNQQQKLANNLLALKSLRSQMNPHFIFNALNSVNNFISKSDERSANRYLSDFSKLMRSVLENSEEDFIPLEKELQQLELYIKLEHSRFEDKFDYQITIDENVQVSKFQIPPMLLQPYIENAIWHGLRYRDEKGELLVTIKENTADSIIISITDNGIGRKKSAEIKTQNQRKQKSKGMGIIKKRVAILNDMYTDKVDIKISDLQSDGSGTKVLFILKREK from the coding sequence TTGGGATGGAGTACGCTTTATTCCCAGGGGCAAAATGATGCCCTAAGATTTACTTTAGAGGGTAGGGTAGAAGTTAGAAATACCGGAAAACCAATATCTGGTGTTTCCGTTTATAATAATTTGGGAGACTTTGTAATTACTAATGCATTAGGAGAATTTAAAATTAGAACTAGAATTGGTGATCAGTTAGTTATAGAGCATGATGATATTGAAACTTTACGGTACGATGTACAGAAGAATGACGATGTTTTAATCTTAGTAGAGGATTTTGAATCTTCACCAATTAGTAGTCGTTCAAAATCATTGCCAGATATATCTGTCAAGCATCAGCAGTTACTAGATTCTGCAGAAGAGTATAAAGCCCAGGATATTGAAAGAAGTATTGATTTGGTTGCGCAATCTATATCAATTTTAGGTAAGCGAGGACGAAAGAAAGAACTGGCAAGGTCACTTTCTAAACTTGGCGAGATCTATCAATATCATAAGCAATTGGATTTAGCTATTGATAATTATGAAGATGCTTTAGAAAACAATAAGACGATTTCAACTTCTTTGCTTTTGGCTAGGGCGTATAACTTAACCAACAGATTTGATGAAAGCTTAGAGCTATTGAATCCGTTATTGGAGATTAAGTCCATGCCATCGCGCCAAAGTGTACAACTTTATGAACTGTTAGGTGATGCGAAAAAAGGAAATGGTAGCACTCAAGAAGCTTTGGACTTGTATAATAGAGGGTTGTTAATTGCCGATAAGAATCAGATTACATCAAAGATGATCGATTTGAATTCTAAAATAGCAGATACATACTCCTTGGGAAACCAAAACATGGAGGCTGAGGCTTATTATGATAGTTCATTGGAATTAGCAACTCAATCAGCACCAAAAAGAGCATTACAAGAAAAAGAAAAGGTCGCAGATTTCTACAATACAAAAAGTAGGTTCAATGAAGAGATAAATATGCGTAAAAGTAGTCTTCAAGAATTAAAGAAACTGAATTCGCCCAACGCAGGTGTTAAGAAATTAGAATTAGGCGATACCATAACATCACAGCGTATAAACTATAAAATTGCAAACGCATATATCTCTCAAGACAGGTACAATGAGGCTATACCTTTTTTAGAGAAAAGTATTGTTGAGGCAGATTCAGATGATGATTTGGTAGTGCAAAAAGATGCTACTAGAAAGTTGTCTGAAGTGTACAAGGTAAAAGGTGATTTTACCAAGGCATTAGATACCTACCAAAGTTATGTGGCTTTAGTAGATTCGCTATATGTACGTAAAGAACAAGAAATTTCTAGAGCAACCAGATTTAATCGTGAAATTGCAAATGCAGAAAACCGACTTACAGGTTTAGAGCAAGAAAGAGAACTTTCTCAAAGCAAGTATGATTTAGCACTTACGGAGCAGGAGTTGGTGAAAGAGAGTAATAAGCGGCAGCAATTGGTGATTTATTCCCTCATATTCGGGCTCCTATTAACCTTATTGGCAGCTTTTTTCTTTTACCGTAGCAATCAACAACAAAAACTGGCAAACAATTTATTGGCGTTGAAGTCGTTGAGGTCGCAGATGAATCCTCATTTTATTTTCAATGCGTTGAATTCGGTAAATAATTTCATTTCTAAAAGTGATGAACGTAGCGCTAATAGATACCTAAGCGATTTCTCAAAGTTAATGCGCTCTGTTCTTGAAAATTCTGAAGAAGATTTTATTCCCTTAGAAAAAGAATTGCAACAGCTAGAGCTTTATATAAAACTTGAGCATTCTAGATTTGAAGATAAGTTTGATTATCAAATAACTATTGATGAGAATGTACAGGTTTCTAAATTTCAAATACCGCCAATGTTATTGCAACCATATATAGAAAACGCTATTTGGCACGGATTACGATATAGGGATGAAAAGGGGGAGCTGTTGGTAACCATAAAGGAGAATACTGCAGATTCAATCATTATTTCTATTACGGATAATGGTATTGGAAGAAAGAAATCTGCCGAGATTAAAACCCAAAATCAACGAAAACAAAAGTCGAAAGGAATGGGCATCATTAAAAAACGTGTAGCTATTTTAAACGATATGTATACGGATAAAGTAGATATCAAAATTTCAGATTTACAGTCAGATGGTTCAGGAACTAAAGTCCTGTTCATTTTAAAAAGAGAAAAATGA
- a CDS encoding LytR/AlgR family response regulator transcription factor has translation MSLNAILVEDEANSREILRNYIAKYCPSVNLLGEASSIKEALILIGENELDLVFLDVEMPFGNAFDLLDQLPDRTFETVFVTAYDHYAKDALNNHAAYYLTKPINIDELVNAVEYVEGVREKEASLEGEVLSTKSNGVEGKLTLPQQDGFQVLNIAEILYCKADDNYTEIYLLNKKILVSKTLKYFEDALTDYPFARVHKSFLVNVNEVVKYRKGKGGSVVMSNGKEVMVSASKKKDFLSYFN, from the coding sequence ATGAGCTTAAACGCAATTTTAGTAGAAGATGAGGCAAATAGTAGAGAAATATTAAGAAATTATATTGCTAAATATTGTCCAAGTGTAAATTTGTTGGGTGAGGCTTCATCAATTAAAGAAGCCTTGATCTTAATTGGTGAAAACGAATTAGATTTAGTGTTTTTAGATGTAGAGATGCCTTTTGGTAATGCGTTCGATTTGCTTGATCAATTACCGGACAGAACCTTTGAAACCGTTTTTGTTACGGCTTATGATCATTATGCAAAAGATGCTTTAAACAATCATGCTGCTTATTATTTGACGAAACCTATCAATATAGATGAGTTGGTAAATGCGGTGGAGTATGTAGAAGGTGTTCGTGAGAAAGAAGCTAGTTTAGAGGGAGAGGTGTTAAGTACAAAATCTAACGGAGTGGAAGGGAAGTTGACATTGCCACAGCAAGACGGATTTCAAGTTTTGAATATTGCCGAAATACTATATTGCAAGGCCGATGATAATTATACTGAAATTTACTTATTGAATAAGAAGATTTTGGTCAGTAAAACATTAAAGTATTTTGAAGATGCTTTAACCGACTATCCGTTTGCACGAGTACATAAGTCTTTTTTGGTAAACGTAAATGAGGTGGTGAAGTACAGAAAAGGTAAAGGAGGAAGTGTGGTAATGTCTAACGGTAAAGAAGTGATGGTTTCCGCATCAAAGAAAAAAGATTTTCTATCCTATTTTAATTAA
- a CDS encoding gamma carbonic anhydrase family protein: MIKAVRGKEPVIGEDCFIAENATIVGEVSMGKQCSVWFNAVLRGDVHFIKMGDKVNVQDGAVVHCTYLKYPTTIGNNVSIGHNALVHGCTIHDNVLVGMGSIIMDDCVVESNSIIAAGAVLTKGTHVPSGSIFAGMPAKKIKDISPELSSGEINRIAEAYTMYSGWFKE, translated from the coding sequence ATGATAAAAGCAGTTAGAGGTAAAGAACCTGTTATAGGCGAAGATTGTTTTATTGCAGAAAACGCAACCATAGTTGGTGAAGTAAGTATGGGTAAGCAATGTAGTGTCTGGTTCAATGCAGTATTACGTGGCGATGTTCATTTTATAAAAATGGGCGATAAGGTAAATGTACAGGACGGAGCCGTAGTACATTGTACATATTTAAAATACCCTACTACAATTGGCAATAATGTTTCTATTGGGCATAATGCGCTTGTGCATGGTTGTACTATACATGATAATGTGTTAGTAGGTATGGGTAGTATAATTATGGATGATTGTGTAGTAGAAAGTAATAGTATTATAGCAGCAGGTGCTGTTCTTACCAAAGGGACACATGTACCATCTGGGAGTATTTTTGCCGGTATGCCTGCTAAAAAAATCAAGGATATAAGTCCTGAACTAAGTTCTGGGGAAATCAATAGAATTGCAGAAGCATATACAATGTATTCCGGTTGGTTTAAGGAGTAA
- the fabD gene encoding ACP S-malonyltransferase — MNAYVFPGQGAQFVGMGLDLYEKYPIAKELFLKANDILGFEITEVMFRGTAEGLKETKVTQPAIFLHSVILSKVMGDAFKPDMVAGHSLGEFSALVANNTLSFEDGLKLVSQRALAMQKACELKPSTMAAVLGLEDAVVEKVCAEISGIVVAANYNCPGQLVISGEVPAVEEACEKLKEAGARRALMLPVGGAFHSPLMEPAREELAAAIANTTFSTPSCPIYQNVPTTAVNSADEIKKNLMLQLTAPVKWTQSVQQMVKDGATVFTEIGPGKVLQGLVRKIEPSVTTQAPELTE; from the coding sequence ATGAACGCGTATGTTTTTCCTGGGCAAGGTGCTCAATTTGTTGGAATGGGATTAGATTTATATGAAAAATACCCTATTGCAAAAGAGTTATTTCTTAAGGCAAACGATATATTAGGCTTTGAGATTACTGAGGTAATGTTTAGAGGTACTGCAGAAGGTTTAAAAGAGACCAAGGTTACCCAACCTGCTATTTTCCTACATTCTGTTATTTTGAGTAAAGTAATGGGTGATGCATTTAAACCAGATATGGTTGCGGGTCATTCTTTAGGAGAGTTTTCTGCATTGGTGGCGAATAATACCTTAAGTTTTGAAGACGGATTAAAATTAGTTTCGCAACGTGCTTTGGCAATGCAGAAGGCATGTGAACTTAAACCATCGACAATGGCTGCCGTTTTAGGTTTGGAAGACGCTGTGGTAGAAAAAGTATGTGCAGAAATTTCAGGAATTGTGGTTGCTGCGAATTATAACTGTCCGGGTCAATTGGTGATTTCAGGTGAAGTACCTGCAGTAGAAGAAGCTTGTGAAAAATTAAAAGAAGCAGGAGCAAGACGTGCCTTGATGCTTCCTGTGGGTGGAGCTTTTCACTCACCGTTAATGGAACCTGCTAGAGAAGAATTAGCTGCGGCAATAGCAAATACTACTTTCTCTACACCTAGCTGTCCAATCTATCAAAATGTACCAACAACTGCAGTGAATAGTGCAGATGAGATCAAAAAGAATTTGATGCTGCAGTTGACAGCTCCTGTAAAATGGACTCAGAGTGTACAGCAAATGGTAAAAGATGGAGCTACCGTCTTTACTGAAATAGGTCCTGGCAAGGTCTTACAGGGGTTAGTTAGAAAAATTGAACCTAGTGTTACTACACAAGCTCCAGAGCTAACGGAGTAG